A region of the Callithrix jacchus isolate 240 chromosome 10, calJac240_pri, whole genome shotgun sequence genome:
GAATCACATGTTCTGTGATACTGACGTGCTCTGCTTTAAAGTTATCTTTTCATGGTTTCAACACAATCAATCACTTCTTCTGTGAATTATCTTCCCTGATATCACTCTCTTGCTCTAATACTTCCCTCAACCAgtggctgcttttcttttttgccacCTTTAATGAAGTCAGCACACTACTCATCATTCTCACATCTTATGTGTTCATCGTTGTAACCGTCCTCAAGATGCGTTACAGTGGGCGCCGCAAAGCCTTCTCCACCTGTGCCTCCCACCTGACTGCGATCACTATCTTCCATGGCACCATCCTCTTCCTCTACTGTGTGCCCAACTCCAAAAACTCCAGGCACACAGTCAAAGTGGCCTCTGTATTTTACACAGAGGTGATCCCTATGTTGAATCCCCTGATCTACAGtttgagaaataaagatgtcAAGGATACAGTCACCAAGATACTGGACACCAAAGTCTTCTCTTGTTGAACCTGTTACTTTAGTGGAGTTTGTCACATATATAAATAGTGTGTTCATATATATTGATCTCAAATCTATCCTTATAAGTACATAGAGTTATGAATGAAATGGATTTTGTTTTCAACAGACTAAACTTAACTCTGCCTCTTACCTTCTGAGAAACAACAGTAATCTCTCTAATCATtgctatttcatttttgaaattagtATAAATGGGCTAGATCATAGTTTGATTatgaatgttaaaatataatgGCCACCTTGTGTAAGTCAATGAACATTATTAATTCTATATCCCTTTCTTATAAAATACCAGGAATAGACTAAGTGCTTGATAAACATatgaatttcttttataaatgtgcAAAATAAGAAGAGATAGTCCTCGTCCTCAAGGATGCAAAACTGTGTTGATAATAGGACAATGAAGAAGTGGCTATTGTATAAGGCAAAAAATGACAAGTACCAAAGAGAGTTTGAGAGACGAGAAAGCTCAAATCCATTTAGGAACTTTAGAAGGAGGTCTTAATGAACTAGGTATTGTTTGAAACTGGCTTTTGAAAAGGATATGGGCAGAGTTTAGGAGACACATTTCGGCGAGAAAAGAGTTTTATTCAGGAGAAAACAATGTGAGTGAAACTAAGGAGATAAGAATGTAATACACAGTCAAAGAGTCAAAGATCTAGTAGGTATTTTATTGAGCTAACAtaatagaatgtgtgtgtgtgctgtattATGTATACAGGTACTTGACATGAATGGCAATTTTAGTACAGTATGGGCTATATCCTGACTGTGTTTTTAAAGAAGCTCTAGTGAGATAGTCTGATAAACTAAAATAGACTCGTCCAGAAGCtgagaaataattagaaaatcttATGTACCACACTAGGGATGACAGACACCTGCCCAACCTGTATGTCACACTGTTAGACATCACAAACAGTATCAATccattatgacttttttttttcctttatgataAGCATGGAAATAATCTCTGAATCATTCTCAACAGAATTCCCAACCACCTTTATAAAAAGGTTGTTGGAGTAGTCTTCAGTGTTGAAAGCTAATTGGCTACATAACTTaatcaaaataagataaaaatcagGTAATTATTAATATCAAGACCTATTTAGCATAGCAAATTAAAAATGCTATCTTTTTCTTACCttaataattcattttcatttgaataaTTTGTATACCCTACTCCTTTTCAATGTGTCGAGATACAATCCCAAATAAATCAGCAATTTGGTGAAAGAATTAAATTTTTAGGTGTTttgttatgaaaaaaaataatatcaggaaaaattttatgtaaacttCTTAaccttatttaaaatgttcatattatttTTGCCTTATGGTGATTATTAAAGTTATGATAATATAgtgattcattttatatttattatttgataaaAAATCAACTAAATAATCCTTGTatatggaaacattttttaaatgtaaggaaCAGTGTTTTAGATAATGAATGCCTGAGGAGGGAACACTTTTTCTCTTGATATCTGTATCTTGAggtattaaaaaatttattcttcatATGCATCTG
Encoded here:
- the OR5D18 gene encoding olfactory receptor 5D18, translated to MLLADRNTSETTFTLLGFSDYPELQVPLFLVFLAIYSVTVGGNIGLIVIIKINPKLHTPMYFFLSHLSFVDFCYSSIIAPKMLVSLVVKDRTISFLGCVVQFFFFCTFVVTESFLLAVMAYDRFMAICNPLVYTVTMSQKLCMVLVMGSYAWGITCSVILTCSALKLSFHGFNTINHFFCELSSLISLSCSNTSLNQWLLFFFATFNEVSTLLIILTSYVFIVVTVLKMRYSGRRKAFSTCASHLTAITIFHGTILFLYCVPNSKNSRHTVKVASVFYTEVIPMLNPLIYSLRNKDVKDTVTKILDTKVFSC